A window of the Echeneis naucrates chromosome 3, fEcheNa1.1, whole genome shotgun sequence genome harbors these coding sequences:
- the znf507 gene encoding zinc finger protein 507: protein MEENSNVAVHIPHSTTASSSSSCESVLQSHSQTQTQQDIKTDDSQSFQQKQAPDSLIQVIEKLTKIVEKRPQRRCNMAGQKRAFQQAASVRRGGVEGARGSGGGSPNKTVKRDFKEEEIIEEVRTGYRAVSPVSGDSNNNIASTVTEESGDPNSSNVKRTVTCYQCSLCPYLSQTLPLLKEHLKQHNEQLSDLILMCSECRFTSRDQRQLEAHVRLHFDNGGNLKRNSITLDPYGKVKKEDGDWSRSSGSIGTEVINNSTDSSKVLQQKKWYSHEEYGLYRCLICSYVCSQQRMLKTHAWKHAGLVDCSYPIFEDEDGASMMRDAQATANTATTSEEVVVLSPVLQDKSLQKLPTAFKLQLCVPMAADNNQEVLSDQVSSVIESPKATGEEEESVYPIKDLASQEPVVEVHVTTDAETEVEIESHNDSTSVTDSLLSSAQKIINSSPNSAGHINVIVERLPSAEDSVMATNPLLLSPDVDRDKRILAAEVERDHVGAVRDEVAYDCRTSAPDSQPTGADSKPSVAKSNPPSDENIPPAGRKRTHSESLRLHSLAAEALVTMPMRTPELTTSSTKLSLKSVTAQALCPNPKLVEVNTAGPKASDIGTTASLLDLELHRESREEDLGPLDLREGDEEGPAIKAGISLSLLTVIERLRERSDQNISDEDILKELQDNAQFHNGAVASVVTGNRAGSYVCTIPGMEGLVASPDGRLVDYIPGSDRPYQCRLCPYSSGNKGYIKQHLRVHRQKQPYQCPICEHIALDSKDLESHMIHHCKSRMYQCKQCPDAFHYKSQLRSHEREHHSLPSGTEGLTPGTETVATVEEGERATDEECGVQKMYKCDVCDYTSSTYVGVRNHQRIHNSDKPYRCCSCDFATTNMNSLKSHMRRHPQEHQAVQLLEQYRCSLCGYVCSHPPSLKSHMWKHAGDQNYNYEQVNRAINEAISQSSRAPQKLSAVLESVAERPTATPPSKERVKASADPTPTPTLTATTAVNLAVDSSAGLPAHPTNPSPWPGEPASPQGKDRAVPQPHTCQATHPGRTTEYCVLLFCCCICGFESTSKERLMEHMKEHEGDIISIILNKEQQQHQSTTKPPNSRVRPTPSQPQTHPSLSLS from the exons ATGGAGGAGAACAGCAATGTAGCTGTGCACATCCCACACTCCACAactgcttcctcttcctcctcctgtgaatCAGTACTGCAGTCACATTCTCAAACCCAAACCCAGCAGGACATCAAGACAGATGACTCCCAGAGTTTTCAGCAGAAACAAGCCCCTGATTCTCTCATACAGGTAATTGAGAAGCTCACCAAAATTGTGGAGAAGCGGCCCCAGCGCCGCTGCAACATGGCAGGACAGAAAAGAGCATTCCAGCAGGCTGCCTCAGTACGAAGAGGAGGTGTGGAAGGTGCGAGGGGCAGCGGTGGAGGTTCTCCCAATAAGACAGTGAAGAGGGACTTTAAAGAGGAGGAGATTATCGAGGAAGTACGCACAGGTTATAGGGCTGTTTCTCCGGTGTCAGGTGATAGTAACAACAACATTGCTTCCACAGTAACTGAGGAAAGTGGCGATCCTAACAGCAGCAACGTTAAGCGGACAGTGACTTGCTATCAGTGCAGCTTGTGCCCTTATCTTTCCCAAACCCTGCCCTTGCTGAAAGAACATCTAAAGCAACACAACGAGCAGCTCAGTGACCTCATCCTCATGTGCTCCGAGTGCCGTTTTACCTCAAGAGATCAGAGGCAGCTGGAAGCACATGTCAGGCTGCACTTTGATAACGGAGGAAACCTGAAGAGAAATTCCATCACATTGGACCCCTACGGAAAAGTAAAGAAGGAGGATGGAGATTGGAGCAGGAGCAGTGGAAGTATAGGAACCGAGGTCATCAACAACTCAACGGATAGTTCCAAGGTGTTACAACAGAAGAAATGGTACAGCCATGAGGAGTATGGATTGTACCGGTGCCTGATCTGCAGCTATGTGTGCAGCCAGCAAAGAATGCTAAAGACCCACGCCTGGAAGCATGCTGGCCTGGTCGACTGCTCTTACCCCATCTTTGAGGATGAAGATGGGGCTTCCATGATGAGAGATGCCCAGGCTACAGCAAACACCGCCACAACCAGTGAGGAAGTAGTTGTTCTTTCCCCAGTTCTCCAAGATAAAAGCCTTCAAAAGCTCCCCACTGCCTTTAAGCTCCAACTCTGTGTGCCAATGGCTGCTGACAATAACCAGGAAGTGTTAAGTGATCAGGTTTCTAGTGTCATTGAAAGCCCGAAAgccacaggagaggaggaggaaagtgtGTACCCAATAAAAGACCTGGCTTCCCAGGAGCCTGTGGTGGAGGTGCATGTGACAACAGATGCAGAGACTGAGGTCGAGATAGAAAGTCACAATGATAGTACCTCTGTCACGGACAGCTTACTGTCGTCGGCCCAGAAAATCATCAACAGCAGCCCCAATAGTGCCGGCCACATCAATGTGATTGTAGAACGCCTTCCTTCAGCTGAGGATTCAGTCATGGCGACTAACCCCTTACTTCTTAGCCCAGACGTGGACAGAGACAAGAGGATACTGGCTGCAGAGGTAGAGCGGGATCATGTGGGAGCTGTGAGAGATGAGGTTGCCTATGACTGCAGGACAAGTGCTCCTGACAGCCAGCCCACAGGAGCTGATAGTAAGCCTTCTGTTGCAAAAAGCAACCCTCCAAGTGATGAAAACATTCCCCCTGCTGGTCGCAAGAGGACGCATTCTGAGTCTCTCCGCCTGCACTCACTGGCGGCTGAGGCCCTGGTAACCATGCCCATGAGGACCCCTGAACTCACCACCTCCAGCACTAAGCTGAGCCTCAAGAGCGTAACAGCCCAGGCGCTGTGTCCGAACCCGAAACTGGTAGAAGTGAACACAGCAGGACCGAAAGCTTCAGACATTGGAACAACAGCATCCCTGTTAGACTTGGAGCTTCatagagagagcagagaagaagatcTGGGTCCCCTAGACCTCAGGGAGGGTGACGAGGAGGGCCCTGCCATTAAAGCTGGCATCAGCCTGTCACTACTCACTGTCATTGAGAGACTTAGGGAGCGTTCGGACCAGAACATCTCTGACGAGGACATCTTGAAAGAGCTTCAGGACAACGCCCAGTTCCATAACGGAGCTGTGGCCAGTGTGGTCACAGGGAACAGAGCCGGCAGCTATGTGTGCACTATCCCTGGAATGGAGGGTTTGGTTGCCTCTCCCGATGGTCGTTTGGTGGACTACATCCCCGGCAGTGACAGACCGTACCAATGCCGCCTGTGTCCCTACAGCAGTGGTAATAAGGGCTACATTAAGCAGCACCTACGGGTTCACAGGCAGAAGCAGCCGTACCAGTGTCCCATCTGTGAGCACATCGCCTTGGACAGTAAGGACCTGGAGAGCCATATGATCCACCATTGTAAGAGCAGGATGTATCAGTGCAAGCAGTGCCCAGATGCTTTCCACTATAAG AGTCAGTTAAGAAGTCACGAAAGAGAGCATCATAGCCTCCCCAGTGGCACAGAAGGCCTAACACCTGGCACAGAGACAGTGGCCACAGTGGAGGAAGGTGAACGGGCAACAGATGAAG AATGTGGTGTTCAGAAGATGTACAAGTGTGATGTGTGCGACTACACCAGCTCTACGTATGTTGGCGTGAGGAACCACCAGCGGATCCATAACTCTGATAAACCTTATCG GTGTTGTAGCTGTGATTTCGCCACCACCAACATGAACAGTTTGAAGAGCCACATGAGAAGGCACCCACAGGAGCACCAAgctgtgcagctgctggagcagtACAG GTGCTCTCTCTGCGGTTATGTGTGCAGTCATCCTCCGTCGCTCAAATCTCACATGTGGAAGCATGCTGGAGACCAGAACTACAACTACGAGCAAGTCAACAGAGCCATCAACGAGGCCATCTCCCAGAGCAGCCG AGCTCCTCAGAAGTTGTCCGCTGTGCTGGAATCGGTGGCAGAGCGCCCTACAGCGACTCCGCCCTCAAAGGAGAGAGTAAAGGCCTCTGCAGATCCGACGCCAACACCCACACTgacagcaacaactgcagtcaacCTTGCCGTGGACAGCTCAGCGGGCCTTCCAGCGCACCCCACAAACCCATCACCATGGCCCGGAGAACCCGCGAGCCCCCAGGGTAAGGACCGAGCAGTGCCCCAGCCCCACACCTGCCAGGCCACCCACCCGGGCCGCACCACCGAGTACTGCGTGCtcctgttctgctgctgcatctgcgGCTTTGAGTCCACCAGCAAAGAGCGGCTGATGGAGCACATGAAGGAGCACGAGGGAgacatcatcagcatcatcctcaacaaagagcagcaacagcacCAGAGTACGACCAAGCCTCCAAACAGCAGAGTGAGACCCACCCCCTCCCAACCTCAAacccacccctccctctccttaTCTTAA